In Candidatus Binatia bacterium, one DNA window encodes the following:
- a CDS encoding nucleotidyltransferase family protein, whose translation MPRRSRQRFPRGNFHAKTKRVDFRAAFEAVTQAMRAEGVDFALIGGFALAALGCPRATGDIDFLIAGEHADRLARIMQRLGYAELHRSGDAANYAASDIRLGRVDVLYARRQYSRAMLARACPYAVLGETEIKVVEAEDLIGLKVQSSTNNPKRRPLDLSDIEQLLATHPGLDVQRVREYFRLFDREAELDAILARSQP comes from the coding sequence ATTCCGCGCCGCTCCCGGCAACGCTTCCCACGGGGCAACTTCCACGCTAAGACGAAGCGCGTGGACTTTCGCGCGGCATTTGAGGCGGTGACTCAGGCCATGCGGGCGGAAGGAGTTGATTTCGCGCTCATCGGCGGTTTCGCGCTGGCGGCTCTGGGCTGCCCGCGCGCTACCGGTGACATCGATTTTCTCATTGCGGGTGAGCACGCGGACCGCCTTGCGCGCATCATGCAGAGGCTCGGGTATGCTGAGCTGCACCGCAGTGGTGACGCTGCGAACTACGCGGCATCGGACATCCGGCTTGGCCGGGTGGATGTGCTGTATGCACGCCGGCAATACAGTCGCGCGATGTTGGCGCGCGCTTGCCCTTACGCCGTGCTCGGCGAGACCGAGATCAAGGTGGTCGAGGCGGAAGATCTCATCGGCCTGAAGGTGCAATCATCGACCAATAACCCCAAGCGCCGGCCGCTCGACCTGTCGGACATCGAGCAGTTGCTGGCCACGCATCCCGGGCTCGATGTGCAGCGGGTACGCGAGTACTTCCGGCTCTTTGATCGCGAAGCCGAACTCGACGCGATTCTCGCCCGGAGCCAGCCATGA